GGCGGACTTTGGAACAAAGCCGCATGGCGGCGAGAGCCAAAAATTGAACAGTTAAACGTCGGGCTAGTTGAACAAGGCGAAAAGCTTTGGCTGTACCGTGTAGAAGACGCAGTGCTGATGGTAGAGGTGAAGCCGCAGGCGACCTCAACAGACGCCCAGACTCATACCATCGGTCAAGTGGTGCTCAAACGCCTGATTAGCGCCGAGCAAGCACTTGAACGACTGTGTGCGGCAGAGTCCATCTTTAAACTCGATCGGTTGCAGCAATTAGAACTGACTCAAAATCCATAATGGGGTCAATTATGGGGTAGCGGCCGTTGCCAAACCGGGGAAGTTACTAATTGCGCGTTGGAGACGAGCCAGGGAGCGGTTATAACCCAAAATTGCTTGAATTCGGTTAAATTCAGCCAAGGTTAGATCCGTCTCCGCATCAATCACTTCAGTTTGCGTTCCAACCCCTGCCTGGAAGCGCAACCGTGCTAGCCGCAAGGCTTCGCGGGCTTGTTCAAGCGCAATCGAGGCAGTTTGAATATTTTCAAACGTTGAAACCAACTCAAAGTAAGATTGCTCCACTTGCAGGCGGACAAGATTGCGGTTGTTGGCGAAATTAGTTTCCGCGATCGCAATATCTGCCTCTTCCTGTCTGACTCTGGCTCTGGCTTCACCGCCATCAAACAAGTTCCAGTTCACCCGCGCTCCCAACGTATAACCATCCCCCGTTCCGGTTGTTCCCAACGGGTCATCTGAGGAAGTTCTCAGCACGTTGTAGTTGGCAAACAGGCTAATGCGGGGATTGCGAGCCGACAAAGCAGCGCGACGTTGAGCTTCATTCAACTCTCGCTGCACCAACTGCTGTTCGAGTTCGGCCCGATTTTGAAACGCCAGAACAATGCTATCTTCTAACGGCAATTCCCAACGGCCGGCAATTTGTACCGGATCGGCGGCGGTGAGATCGACAAACTGGGGAATGCTCAGGCGGCGGGCTAATTGGCGGCGAGCGGTTCGCAATTGAGCGATCGCCTCTGTTAACCGCTGTTGCTCGTTAGCAAACTGCACCTGGGCTTGCAGAACCGCAAACCGGGTGCCAACCCCAGCCTGCTCTAGAGCTTGAGCATCTTGCAAACTGCGTAAAGCATTATTCACCGACTGCTGGCGAATCCGAATTTGCTCTAACGCCTCCTGCAAGTTGTAATAGTCCTCAGTCACATCCAAGCGCAACTGCTCGCCTAAACGCTCCACCTCTAACTCAGTGACGCGCTGCTGTCGTTCGGCGGCTCGGATGTTTGCCGATCGCAATCCCCCCGTATACAAGTCATAACTCAGTTGCAATGTCCCTGAGAGCGTATTCGTCGGTGCATCCGGATTCGGGCCTCCAGGAGGAGAACCCGCCGCCGCAATTTGTCCGCCCGGAGATTGTTGTCGGCTGGCATCCCCTTGTAAGCTCAGGGTGGGGTATTCCGCAGCTAGGGCTTGGCGCACCACTGCTCTAGAGCGTTCGTATTCTAGGCGAGCAACCTGCAACTCCTGATTATTCCGGCGGGCCAACTCTAGCGCTTGTTCGAGGGTTAAGGGTTGAGTTCCCTCTAGACGCACCTCTTCCGGTCGGGTGGGAAACAGTAAAGGATTGGTATCTGGATCGAGGTACAGCGAATCGGGTGATTGAGACACGCTAGGGCGTTCTGGGGCGAAGGGAGCTACACCCGGTACCTGAGCAGGCGGCGTTCCTGACGCGATAGATGCTGGATTTTGCGGTTGAACGGGGGTAACTTCAGCTTGCAGTTGAACGGGAGCCACTTCAGCTTGGGCTTGAACGGGAGCCACTTCAGCTTGCGGTTGAACGGGAGCCACTTCAGCTTGGGCTTGAACGGGAGCCACTTCAGCCACCCTAGCGGCCTCTGAAACTGGAGAGACAACTATCTGGGGCTGAACGGGAACGGCTGGTGACGGGCTAGCGGCTGCCAGCAATGGGGTTTGAATCCGTTCGGGTTCTGAAACCGCCAGTTGGGGTTGCAACGCTCCTCCAGAGGGTTCTGGTGAGGTTGCTTGCGCCAATAACAGAGGCGCTGGATTTAAAATCTCGCTCGCTTCAGGGTTCTGAGATTGAGCGATCGCAGGAGCTGGCTGAAGGGTCTCGTTTTTGAGAGAATTCAGCGCAGCCGAATCTGTGTTGTTGCTACTCAAAGCAAGAGCAGCACTGACACTCACACCAAAAATATATCGGAAGTTTCGCATAGGTTCTGATCTGTCCGCAGTCCCAAAGGTTTGTACTGGGTCAAGCAAACAACCTTAAGCAGGATAATGGCTTGCTCATTAGCTTGGCAAACAAATCTTAGCGTTTGATCGTCCTAATTGGCTGTCAAGGAAATTTTGGATCGGCAAATTAGCCGTGACATAATGTCAAACAGTGCAAGTTGGATTGGTTTCTATAGGTTAAAACCTGTGGTGTAAGCGAGTGAACAATATTCCTCCCGTTGATTTAAAGCAGCAGTACGAAGCGATCGCCTCAGAAGTGGCTCCCGTTGTGTTGGAGGTGCTGGCTTCTGGGCGCTATATTGGTGGGCCTGTCGTTGAAGCGTTTGAAGCCGAATTTGCTCAGTCGGTAGGAACTTCAGAGTGTGTCGCGTGCAATTCTGGCACCGATGCCTTATTTTTGGCGTTGCGGGCCTTGGATATTGGGCCGGGCGATGAGGTGATTACCTCGCCGTTTACGTTTATCGCCACCGCAGAAGCGATTATTTTGGCGGGTGCTACGCCCGTATTTGTGGATATTGAGGCGCAAACGTTTAATTTAGACCTGCAACAGGTTGAAGCGGCAATTACCCCTCGGACGCGAGCGCTGTTACCCGTTCACTTGTTTGGACAACCTGTAGATATGACCCGCTTGATGGCGATCGCCCAGGCGCATCAGTTGGCGGTGGTGGAAGATTGCGCCCAAGCTACGGGAGCAGAGTGGGCGGGGCAAACGGTGGGGAGTATCGGTCATGTGGGCTGTTTTAGCTTCTTCCCCACGAAGAATTTAGGCGCTTGCGGCGATGGTGGGGCGGTGACAACCCACGATCCGGCGATCGCGGCGGCGGTGAGAATGTTGCGCGAGCATGGCAGCAAGGAACGCTACCTGCACGAAGCAGTGGGGGTCAATTCCCGCTTAGATGCCATCCAAGCTGCGATTTTGCGGGCAAAGCTCAAACACCTGCCCGCCTGGAATCAGCAGCGCCGACAGCGGGCCGCCCGCTACCACGAACTCTTACAACCGCTTCCCCACATTACTTGCCCTCAAGCACCGACGGGGGGCGTTAGCACTTGGAACCAATACACAATTCGCGTTAAAAGTCAATCCCCCGATCGCGATACCGTTCGCAATCGGTTGCAGGCCAAAGGGATTAGTTCAATGGTGTATTATCCCTTACCCTTGCACTTACAACCCGTGTATCAAAATTTGGGCTATCAGCCCGGACAGTTCCCCGTTGCCGAACAAGCTTGTCAGGAAGTCCTGTCTTTACCGATGTTTCCCGACCTGACCGAAGAACAACAACTCGCAGTCACCTACGGCTTAAAAGACAGCCTGACGCTTGCCTAAACCGTCGCTTATCCTGGGTAGGGGCAACCCCTCTACTCAGCAGATCCCGGCGAGGCTTTACAAACGTTAATATTCTGCCCAAAAAAGTTGTAGTTTCTTATACTATAGTTAAGAAAAAGATAAAAATTTCTGCTCCCGGTTAGTTGAAGCCGTATAGCAGCTTGTTTTCCTCCAATTTGAGATTATTGTTTTCGTCCGTATTAAACAGCAGCTTCGTGGGCTTTAAGAACATCTGGCGAGCAGTCTAGCACCCCTTGAAGGTGCAGAAATTTTATCGCTTCGATAGTCAGTTGTTCGTCAAAGAGGCAGATCATCGCGTGAAGCACCATCCACTCCAGCGTTTAAGGGTTTATGACGCAGAGGCGATCGCTCAATACTACAAGTATCGTCCCTGGCTCACCCTCTGGCGAAGCATCGTCGCCATTTGGTACTTTGCTGGATTTATCCTCGGTTTACAAATCGACAAATGGACCGGCCAAACCGAGAAACGCAAACTCAAACGCGCCGTCCAACTCCGAACCATTCTCACGCGTTTAGGCCCAACCTACATCAAAGTCGGACAAGCCCTTTCTACCCGGCCCGACCTGATCCGCAAAGACTTTTTAGAAGAACTGGTCAAACTCCAAGACCAACTTCCCCCCTTTTCCACTACCGAAGCCTTCAACATTCTGGAAACCGAACTCCAGCAACCGATTGAGGCCATTTACCGCGAACTCTCGCCCCAACCCGTTGCTGCCGCCAGTTTGGGTCAAGTTTATAAAGGGCGACTGCATAGCGGCGAAGAAGTTGCCGTTAAGATCCAGCGTCCCAACCTCATCCCCGTCATCACCCTGGATCTCGCCTTAATTCGGTGGTGTGCGGGGTGGCTAGCGCCTTGGCTGCCCTTGAATTTAGGTCACGATCTGACCTTAATTGTCGATGAATTTGGTACCAAACTCTTTGAAGAGATCGACTATCTCAACGAGGGACGCAACGCCGAAAAATTCGCCACCAATTTCCGCGATCATCCCCTAATCAAAATCCCCGTCATTTACTGGCGTCACTCCTCCAAACGGGTTCTCACCCTAGAATGGATTCACGGGTTTAAGCTCACCGATACCCAACAAATCGAGAAAAATGGCTTAGATACCGATACCCTGATTACCATTGGCGTCACAGCCGGGTTGCAACAACTGCTCGAACACGGCTTTTTCCACGCCGATCCGCACCCCGGAAACCTGTTTGCCCTGCCCCCGCAATGTCCAGTTGATGGCGATCGCAGTCCGGGAAAATGGTTCCAAGGCGGACGGATGGCCTTTATTGACTTTGGGATGATGGATCAGTTGGACGAACTCACCAAAGAGACCTTGGTTGATGCTGTCGTTCACCTGATTAACAAGGACTACGTTGAGCTTGCAGGCGATTTTGTCCAATTAGGCTTTTTAACCCCTGAAACCGATATCATGCCCATTGTTCCGGCTCTGGAGGCGGTTTTAGGGGACATGATGGGCGAGAGCGTCCGCGACTTTAACTTCAAAACGATTACCGATCGCTTTTCGGAGTTGATGTACGACTATCCGTTCCGGGTTCCGGCCAAGTTTGCCTTAATTATCCGTTCTTTGGTGACACAAGAAGGGATTGCCCTGTCGCTGAATCCCAATTTTAAGATTGTCGATGTGGCTTATCCCTATGTGTCTCGCCGCCTCTTGACGGGCGAGTCTCCGCGACTGCGACGGCGGTTAATTGAGGTGCTGTTTAAAGGGGGCCGCTTCCGCTGGGATCGGCTAGAAGAGATGATTGCGATCGCCCGATCGGATCATTCCTTCGATCTGCTCCCTACTGCCCAACTCGGTTTAAACTATTTGCTGTCTGAAGAAGGGAAGTTTTTACGCTCTCAGCTATTGCTAGCCTTAACTGAAGACGATCGCCTGCATACCGAAGAAGTCCGTCGCCTGTGGAACTTGATTAAAGAAGATATCGAACCCTCGCAACTGTTTAACGTAGCGTTGGGGGCATTGGCGAACTTTTCTAGAGAAGGGGCGGCCGCTTTAATTCCCTCAATGGCCACTTTCAAGTCATGATGATTAAGGCAAAGATTGTTGCATAAATTCCGAGGAGTGTTAGCGTGCCTGGATTTGTCGATCCACCTTACTTTTTACTCGTTGCCGGGTTATTGGCAGGAATTACCTCTGGGTTAGCCTTTGATGCCACGCTGAAGCAGTCAGTACAGGAATGGTCTAAAAACCGCTCTACCCGTACTTTAGCGAATATGAGAGGCATTAATCTATTCTTACCGTTTCTGGGGATATCGGCGGGAATTTGTGTATTTCTATCCGCTGGTTTGGAGGTGTTTGGCTTCCCTGGCGCGATCGCCTATGCCATTTCACTCCCTCTGACGCTGTTTATTAGCGGCTTAGTCTGGTATCAACTCGGACAAATCTTAATTCAGCTAGAACGCGGCGGTTCTAAGGCGTTAGATTTGGATTCCTGGGGCTAGTTCTATCTTAAAGTTCGCTTAAGAAATGCGGATAGGAGTAGGAAGTCACGAGTTCAAACTGAGGACAAGGGCGATCGCGCTGACATAATTGTTTGAGGGTTCGGTCTAAAAGCGTCTCTAAACTACTGCGATCGCCCGTCGCTTCAGCCGCAAAACTCCACCAGGTTTGCTGTTTGAGTTGCAATTGACTTAACTCTAGGGCGCATTTCCCCTCGGCTTGCTGATGGTGGCGCTGGTAGCGAATCTTATCAATGGCGATCCACCGACTAGAGGCGATCGCCTGTTGGGCAAATTCTGGCACAATTTCATCTGGACAACTCCACTTCATCCAGCGTTCGCTGTAGCCTTCTCCCAAATTCTCCCAGATGCGCGAACCAAACTGGGTTTCTCGCCATTTCACTTCTAGATTATTTTGGCGGAGTTTAATCCCCAAATCTTCGCGATTGCTTAAATCTAAATAAATATCTTGTCGCTGTTCCTTGGGACTCAGTTGACCGATTTGCGTTTCGGCTAAAAACCATGCTTCGATCTTCTCTGGAACGCTGCCTGCTAAAAACCAGCGCACTTCTACAGAGGTTAACATACAAAACTCGCTGACCGGACTGCTCTTCGATTCTAGAAGGTCGCCTGGTGCGATCGCTGTCGCCTAGAATGCGGTAGCGAAGCGATCGCACCAATCCGCAGACACCCAGGCCCTTATCCCTGGAAAAGATACATCTTATACCGAGCCTCGAACATCTATCTAATGAGGGAGGCATCAGTCAAGGCCTTCCGGGGAACATCAGGGAGACTGTTTAAACCATTCAGTTAAAAAAATTATTAAAATTTGTAATATCACCTCCAGTTCCCAGCATTCTCGACTCTCCGGAATTCCATTACAGGTGCATCCTCAAGCTCATCATCTCATTCTCTTTTTGTCAGTGAATCCCTATGTTATCTTTTGGACCCGCTGCCCGTCCTGCTTGCGAACTTCAAGGGGGTATCATTTCCTCACCCCACTTTCAACACCCTGAAACCCTCCTGTCTCAATTGCCCGGACTCGTTTACCAGGGCTACTTTCACCCAGAAGGATACATCGAATTTACCTACCTCAGCGCGGGTTGTAAAACATTACTAGGACTCGAAGCCGCAGAACTGATTGCCAACCCCCACCTGTTAACCGAACGCCTACCGCCCGATCGCCGCCAGTCCTTTATTAAAACCCTGCAAACTGCTCAACAGCAACCGCAATTCTGGGAATGGGAAGGATGTTTTGTTACTTCAGAAGGGAAAGTCAAATGGCTAACCTTTTGTGCCATTCCAGAAGCCCAACCTTCCGGGAAAATTTTATGGCAGGGTTGGATGGCAGACATTACCTATACCATGCAGCTAGAGTTAGCGGTACAGCGGTCTAAAACCCGCTTTGCTCAATTAGTGGCGAACGTTCCCGCCGTCATTTACCAATATCGGCAAGGGGCAGACCGCAGCGATACGTTAACCTATATTAGCCCTTATATTCGCGACTTATTAGGCATCAATCCCGATAGCTTGTTACAAGGACAAGACCCTTTTCGGCGGTTCGTGCATCCGGAAGACTTTGATTCTTGGCAAAGCGCGATCGCCCATTCTGCCACCACTTTATCGCAACTGCACTGGGAGGGCCGCCTGATCGATACCTCCGGCGAGATTAAATGGGTCAACACCACCTCGCGACCCAAACAACAGGTGAATGGGGATATCCTGTGGGATGGGGCCTTAATTGATATTAGCGATCGCAAACACGCCGAAATTGCCCTAAGTAACAGCGAACAGAAATATCGTTCCCTCTACGACAGCATGAACGAAGGGGTAATGTTATGCGAAATGCTCTACGATCTAGCAGGCAACCCCACCGACTATCGCATCCTAGAGGTTAACCCCGCCTACGAAGACATTATTGGCATGAAGCGCGAACAAGCCGTGGGAACCTATGCCTCACAATTAGAGGGGATTGGAGAAATTGCCTATCTTGAACAATTTGCCCGCGTTGCCCAAACTGGGGAAGCGATCGCCTTTGAAGCCTATTCTGAAGCCTTAGACAAAGATTTTCGCATCTGCGCCTTTGCCACCGCCCCTCACCAGTTTGCCATCCTCTTTGAAGACATTACCCAGCGCAAACTCACCGAAGTCCAACTCGAACAAACCGTTAAACAGCGCACCCAGCAATTGCAAGATACCATTGCTCAACTGCAATCGGAAATTCAGGTGCGCGAACAAGTTGAAGGGGCTTTACGCCAATCGCAAACGCAACTGGCTAACCTTTTAGAAAGCATCACCGATGGCTTCTTTGCCGTCAACCGCGAGGGACAATTTACCTATCTCAACCATTCCGGCGAGCAAATTTTACACCGTTCTCAGACAGAAGTCCTCGGACAAAGCCTATGGGAGGTTTTTCCAGAATGGCGCGGTTCGCAATTGGAAGGCGCGATCGCAGAAGCGATCGCCACCGGTAAATTAGCCACCTTTGAAATTTGTACCTTAGCCGAGCGTCAATGGCTAGAAGTCCGCATCTATCCCTCCGACGAGGGCTTATCCGTCTTCTTCCACGACATTACCCAACAAAAACACGCCCAAGCCGCCATTCACCAGGCGCAAGAACACTTTCAAAAACTGGCGGAAAACGTTCCGGGGATGCTGTACCAGTTCGTGTTAACCCCGGATGGTAATACCAAATTCTCCTTTGTCAGCGCCGGTTCCCAAGAGGTGTACGAACTCACCCCCCAACAAATCTATGAAAATGGTCAACTGTTATTAGATGCAGTCGATCCCGAAGATCGCGCCACCTTTGTGCAAACCGTCGCCTTCTCGCAACAAAATCTCTCGCCCTGGCGTTGGGAAGGTCGGATTTGGACGCCGAGTGGCAAAATGAAATGGATTAGCGGGGCTTCTCGTCCAGAAAAGACAAGCGAGGGCGAAATTTTTTGGGATGGGATTGTTACCGACATTACCCCCAACAAACTCGCAGAAGCCGAACTCCTCAAACAGCATCAGCGATCGCAACTGCTGGCCGAAATCACCGTTAAAATCCGCCAATCCCTGCAAATTGAAGAAATCTTGCAAACCACCGTCACCGAGGTATTGCGAATTCTCAATTGCGATCGCGTCTTAATTTACCAACTGCTGCCCGATGGCGGAGGCGTCGTCACCTCCGAAGCCACCTCCGGCGACTGTCAGTCCATTTTGGGAGAAACGATTACCGATCCGTGCTTCCACAACCGCTATTTAGAAGCATATCGCCAAGGACGCGTTAGAGCGATCGCCGATTTAGATAACTGCGACGTGCAACCCTGTCATGTCGAACTTCTCAAAAAATTCCAAGTCAAAGCCAACCTCGTCGTTCCCATCCTCCAACGCGAAGATCTGTGGGGACTCCTCATCGCCCATCAATGTACCACCACCCGCGACTGGACCGCCTTTGAACAGGAATTGCTGCAACAACTGGCGAACCAAGTCGGAATTGCCCTCGCCCAGGCGCAACTCCTCGAACAATACATGAAAACCTCTCAGCAACTCGCCAAACAAAACATCATCCTCGAACAAGCCTTAGTCAGCCTGCAAAATACCCAAACCCAACTGGTTCAAAGCGAAAAAATGGCAAGTTTGGGGCAACTGGTGGCTGGAGTCGCCCATGAAATCAACAATCCTGTTAGCTTCATTTATGGCAACCTATCCCACGCCCGCCAATACTTCCACGATCTGCTAGATCTGTTGCATCTTTATCAACACCACTATCCCGAACCCGTTCCCGAAATTGCCGACACGATTGAAGAACTCGATCTCGACTTTATCACCGCCGATCTGCAAAACCTGCTGAAATCGATGAATGTCGGCACCAAGCGCATCCGCGAGATTGTCGAATCGTTGCGAAACTTCTCGCGCCTTGATGAAGCCGAATGCAAAGCGGTGAATTTACACGAAGGCATCGATAACACCCTCTTGATTCTTCAGCATCGCCTGCGGGCTAATCCAGAACGGTCTGACATTACAATCCATAAAGATTATGCCGCCCTACCCCCCATACGCTGTTACGCCGGACACCTCAATCAGGTGTTTATGAATTTGCTGGCGAATGCTATTGATGCCTTAGAAGAAAAGTTGCGTAGCACTCATGCAACCTTTGAACCCACCATTACCATCCAAACATCGGTGTTAGACTCGGTACCGTCCGCTGTGGCAATCCGCATTAGCGATAATGGCATTGGCATGGAACCCGAAACGCAGCAACGCCTCTTCGATCCATTTTTTACCACAAAACCCATCGGTCGCGGTACGGGCTTGGGATTGTCGATTTCTCACTCGATTGTGGTAGAGCGGCACGGCGGACAGATAACGGTACAATCTGAACGGGGTCGAGGCACAACTTTTGAAATTGTTCTCCCCTGGGATGAAAGTTAAACGTTAATCAAGAGTGCGATGAATAACCAACGATTCCGAATGGGTCAGCGACTGGTTTTAGTATTGATAATGATACTGGGCCTGAGTCTGGGTGGCTGCGTCGCTACTGGGGTGGGGTTGCAAAGTTATGTGGATGCGGAAGATGGTTATGAGTTTCTTTATCCGAATGGTTGGGTTCCGGTAGAGGTGCGTTCTGGGCCGGATGTGGTGTTTCGCGATTTGGTGGAACGCAGTGAGAATGTATCGCTGATGATGAGTCCGGTACCGAAGGATCGATTGTTACAAGATTTAGGCGATGCAACTGAAGTGGGGTATCGTTTGAGTAAAAGCGCGATCGCACCTCCCGATTCTGGGCGCGTTGCTGAGTTAGTCAGTGCAGAGTCGCGACAAGCCAAGGGCAAGACCTATTACCTGTTAGAATACGCCGTCAAGCTCAAAGAGGGGGGAGAACGGCATAATTTTGCTAGCGTCGCCATCAGCCGGGGCAAACTGTTTACGTTTAACCTATCCACCACAGAACGCCGTTGGCAAAAAGCCCAAGAGACGTTTAGGCAAGCTGTGGAATCGTTTTCAGTGTATTAAAATGCGTGTCGATCTTCCTCAACTGGTATTAGCTTCTGCCTCTCCGGCGCGGTTGCGCTTGTTGCAAACGGCGGGATTTTCTCCCCAAGTGCGGGTTAGCGATTTTGATGAGTCGCAAGTTCAGTTAAGCCATCCCGAAGCATTGGTGAACCAGCTAGCCACCGCTAAAGCGGAAATGGTGATTCAGTCGCTAGAGACAGATTTAGCCCATGCTTTAGTGTTGGGATGCGATTCGGTTTTGGCCGTTGATGGCGAGATTCATGGTAAGCCAAAAGATAGCACGGAGGCGATCGCCCGTTGGCAAAGGTTGCGGGGAAATTGTGGCGAACTCTATACGGGCCATGCCTTAATTGATTTAGGACGATCGACTCGGATTGTCCGCGCCCAAGTGACGCAGGTTTATTTTGCCCATATTAGCGATCGCACGATTGAAGCCTACGTTCGCACCCAAGAACCCCTCAAGTGTGCGGGGGCTTTTGCGCTAGAGGGTTATGGCGGATTATTTGTCGAAAAGATTGTGGGCTGTCATAGTAATGTTATTGGTTTAAGTTTGCCCTTATTTCGACAAATGCTAGAGCAGATCGGGTATGAGGTCACAAATTTTTGGGAAACCTCTCTGTAAGATAGAATCAACGCCGTTCTAGTTTGATAGGATGTCTTGTTGAGAATGGCGATCGCAACTCCAATGGCAAGCCCCACTTCTTTCTCGTTTATCCACCTCTAGAGCTATGCACAAGAATCACGCTTCTGGCGGTCAGTTGCTCAATTTTAACCGGGAAGTGCAACACCCCTCGCAACTCGGTCAACTGTGCGGGTCCGATCGACTATTTCGCGATCGCTATGCCATTCATCGGTTATTAGGGCGCGGGGGGTTTGGTGTAACTTTTTTGGCACAAGATATCACGCAGCCAGAGTCTCCCTACTGCGTGATTAAACAACTGTTTCCCAAAGCCAGCGATGAGGCGGCGCTGAAACGGGCGAGAAAGTGCTTTGCAAGGGAAGCCAAAACCCTGCACCAATTAGGCAACCACAGCCAAATTCCGGCGTTATTTGATTATTTTGAGGCCGAGGGCGAATTTTATCTGGTGCAAGAGTATGTTGAAGGAATGACCCTCACCAAGGAAATACGGCGATATGGGACATTCTCGGAAACTAAGGTGAAGCTATTCTTAAGCGAGATTTTGCCCCTATTGCAATTTATCCATTATCAAGGGGTGATCCATCGCGATATTAAGCCCCCCAATATTCTCCGCCGTCAGAGCGATCGCAAGTTAGTTTTAATTGATTTTGGGGCCGTTAAAGAAAAATTAGCCGAAACCACAGCAGCTTTAGATCAACAAACAACCACAACTTCAACGAATTTCGTCGGAACTCTAGGCTTTGCGCCTCCCGAACAGTTGTCCTTGCGTCCGGTGTATGGCAGCGATCTTTACGCATTAGGAATTACCTGCATTTACCTATTAACCGGAAGAACGCCCTTACAACTGCAAACCAATCCGGAAACCGGGGAAATTTGCTGGCGTAATTTTATCCAAGTGGGCGATTATTTAGCCGAAATTATCGATAAACTCATTAAACCTTCGACGCGAGAACGCTATCGGTCTGCTAAAGAAGCCTTGCACACTTTAGATTTAGAAGGTCACATCGACAGTTTAGCCAATTGCATGATGACTAAACCCCTTTCCGGGAAAGAATCTCGCCCCCCCGTAGAAGAACCCGGACAATATCTCCCCCCTGCGGTAAGAACTGCGATCGCAATCCGCAATCGCCTCGCCCGAATGAAGCAAAATAGACCTTCATGGTAGAGGCGATCGCGAAAACCGCCTCTACCAGGTTTTAGCGCGGCGGTTGAATGCACACTTCCTCAATTTCAACCGCGCTGGCCGTGGGGAAGGGATAAAGTTGCGCCAGCGTCAAATAGGCCGCAAAAATTTGCGGGATTTCGATCGTGATAATGGTTAAGCCAACGATGATATCGCGCTTGGTGAGCTTGCGAGATTCAGACTTAGACATGGTTATTTCTCCTGTCAGCAGCAAAGAGGAGTAGAGGTATCAGGTGTTCGATCCCTGATGCTGACTACAATACAGAGTTTATGAGTGACCCCCTGCTGATGATCGACTGTTGATGATCGACAATTTTGTAAACTTGTTTAAAGGCATGAGATGGCAATCCCTGGTAGGAGGTGCTGTAAGATACCAGGTAAGTGTTGCACTATAGTAGAGATTCCCAATTTTTTTACTTTGAGGTGGACTTCAATCTGTGTCTTCTGGTAAGCAATGTCAGCTAACACCTTCTGGTAGGGCTAAGTTGGAAACAGCTTTAAAGGCGATCTTTGGCTGCGAGCCTTCTCATAACAAAGTGTATGAATGGGCTAGAGAACGTTGGAGTATGGGTAGACAAACAATTACGGATGTTAGGAATGGGAAAAGCGTCAATATTACTACATTAGAGAATTTATTTTATTTGGTTAAACAAGGCTTGAATGAGAAGTCTCAAGGCAATCGTTCCTTAGCTGAATTCGCCAAGAATTTTATACTTACTGACAAAGATTATGATAGCGTTAGCGGAGCAAAACCTAAAAGAAACTGTCAAAAAAACTTTACCTTAAATGAGGGCAAGCCTTTAGAGATTGCTTTAGATACTCTAGATTACAAAGCTCAAAATGATAGTTTTGATAATTATATTAAAAAGCGTCAAATTATCAGTTTTTTGATTCATGGAACGTGTAATTATGGTCAGTTATGGCTAACCAATCGTTTAGTGAGACAACATTTTGAGTATGCCTATGTTGCAGAAAAGCTGGTACGTATCGACCTACCCCCTTATAGTCCCAATCGAGAGATATATATTGACACGGTTTGGACACT
This Desertifilum tharense IPPAS B-1220 DNA region includes the following protein-coding sequences:
- a CDS encoding nucleoside triphosphate pyrophosphatase; protein product: MRVDLPQLVLASASPARLRLLQTAGFSPQVRVSDFDESQVQLSHPEALVNQLATAKAEMVIQSLETDLAHALVLGCDSVLAVDGEIHGKPKDSTEAIARWQRLRGNCGELYTGHALIDLGRSTRIVRAQVTQVYFAHISDRTIEAYVRTQEPLKCAGAFALEGYGGLFVEKIVGCHSNVIGLSLPLFRQMLEQIGYEVTNFWETSL
- a CDS encoding serine/threonine-protein kinase: MHKNHASGGQLLNFNREVQHPSQLGQLCGSDRLFRDRYAIHRLLGRGGFGVTFLAQDITQPESPYCVIKQLFPKASDEAALKRARKCFAREAKTLHQLGNHSQIPALFDYFEAEGEFYLVQEYVEGMTLTKEIRRYGTFSETKVKLFLSEILPLLQFIHYQGVIHRDIKPPNILRRQSDRKLVLIDFGAVKEKLAETTAALDQQTTTTSTNFVGTLGFAPPEQLSLRPVYGSDLYALGITCIYLLTGRTPLQLQTNPETGEICWRNFIQVGDYLAEIIDKLIKPSTRERYRSAKEALHTLDLEGHIDSLANCMMTKPLSGKESRPPVEEPGQYLPPAVRTAIAIRNRLARMKQNRPSW
- the psbP gene encoding photosystem II reaction center PsbP, which encodes MGQRLVLVLIMILGLSLGGCVATGVGLQSYVDAEDGYEFLYPNGWVPVEVRSGPDVVFRDLVERSENVSLMMSPVPKDRLLQDLGDATEVGYRLSKSAIAPPDSGRVAELVSAESRQAKGKTYYLLEYAVKLKEGGERHNFASVAISRGKLFTFNLSTTERRWQKAQETFRQAVESFSVY
- a CDS encoding PAS domain S-box protein encodes the protein MLSFGPAARPACELQGGIISSPHFQHPETLLSQLPGLVYQGYFHPEGYIEFTYLSAGCKTLLGLEAAELIANPHLLTERLPPDRRQSFIKTLQTAQQQPQFWEWEGCFVTSEGKVKWLTFCAIPEAQPSGKILWQGWMADITYTMQLELAVQRSKTRFAQLVANVPAVIYQYRQGADRSDTLTYISPYIRDLLGINPDSLLQGQDPFRRFVHPEDFDSWQSAIAHSATTLSQLHWEGRLIDTSGEIKWVNTTSRPKQQVNGDILWDGALIDISDRKHAEIALSNSEQKYRSLYDSMNEGVMLCEMLYDLAGNPTDYRILEVNPAYEDIIGMKREQAVGTYASQLEGIGEIAYLEQFARVAQTGEAIAFEAYSEALDKDFRICAFATAPHQFAILFEDITQRKLTEVQLEQTVKQRTQQLQDTIAQLQSEIQVREQVEGALRQSQTQLANLLESITDGFFAVNREGQFTYLNHSGEQILHRSQTEVLGQSLWEVFPEWRGSQLEGAIAEAIATGKLATFEICTLAERQWLEVRIYPSDEGLSVFFHDITQQKHAQAAIHQAQEHFQKLAENVPGMLYQFVLTPDGNTKFSFVSAGSQEVYELTPQQIYENGQLLLDAVDPEDRATFVQTVAFSQQNLSPWRWEGRIWTPSGKMKWISGASRPEKTSEGEIFWDGIVTDITPNKLAEAELLKQHQRSQLLAEITVKIRQSLQIEEILQTTVTEVLRILNCDRVLIYQLLPDGGGVVTSEATSGDCQSILGETITDPCFHNRYLEAYRQGRVRAIADLDNCDVQPCHVELLKKFQVKANLVVPILQREDLWGLLIAHQCTTTRDWTAFEQELLQQLANQVGIALAQAQLLEQYMKTSQQLAKQNIILEQALVSLQNTQTQLVQSEKMASLGQLVAGVAHEINNPVSFIYGNLSHARQYFHDLLDLLHLYQHHYPEPVPEIADTIEELDLDFITADLQNLLKSMNVGTKRIREIVESLRNFSRLDEAECKAVNLHEGIDNTLLILQHRLRANPERSDITIHKDYAALPPIRCYAGHLNQVFMNLLANAIDALEEKLRSTHATFEPTITIQTSVLDSVPSAVAIRISDNGIGMEPETQQRLFDPFFTTKPIGRGTGLGLSISHSIVVERHGGQITVQSERGRGTTFEIVLPWDES